From the genome of Amyelois transitella isolate CPQ chromosome 16, ilAmyTran1.1, whole genome shotgun sequence, one region includes:
- the LOC106129097 gene encoding uncharacterized protein LOC106129097, with translation MSYNQNYSYFRPNFTFHPNVPPPTFVRPPYYIPSAPAPQQNDQDFVKSFEKKAPGKAVKQKPDISIFHMREKLRNILMMLEEIKAKENYLSENMATMSDQDWKKAIEYTETKKNEIKKSLPSINNSHLDILRKLIAKRSAKRLRLKRVRLEQKREKEDLIKKSEEKSRKIDENLQKIKDDINKIKQEEEAKLQADMVLKEVLRKKTDAKKCVVKLDALLKLRKARENTARGRGEAVSGREATVFSNNIEKLKAVWSQRLSAYEAEEAELRDKLKQDLSEPPTLAGQQEEQLLENLGKWREILFGNDILPQVDFKGNIADFVAVRSKWDRFVSADGSPLPVGWVLPSKKT, from the exons ATGTCTTACAATCAAAACTATTCTTATTTTCGACCTAATTTTACATTCCACCCTAATGTTCCACCACCAACTTTTGTTCGTCCACCATATTACATACCTTCAGCTCCTGCCCCACAACAAAATGATCaagattttgttaaaagttttgaaaaaaaagcaCCTGGAAAGGCAGTGAAACAGAAACCAGACATATCAATATTTCATATGCGTGAAAAATTGCGAAATATCTTGATGATGCTTGAAGAAATTAAAGCTAAAGAGAATTATTTGTCTGAAAATATGGCTACAATGTCAGATCAAGACTGGAAGAAGGCTATTGAGTACACCGAAACtaaaaagaatgaaataaaaaagtctttaCCTAGCATTAACAATTCGCACTTAGATATATTAAGGAAGCTTATAGCGAAAAGGTCAGCTAAGAGATTGCGTTTGAAAAGAGTTCGCTTGGAGCAGAAGAGGGAAAAAGAAGATTTGATAAAGAAATCAGAGGAAAAATCTAGGAAGATTGATGAGAATCTGCAAAAGATAAAAGATGACATCAATAAGATAAAACag GAAGAAGAAGCTAAGCTTCAAGCAGACATGGTGCTGAAAGAGGTTCTACGCAAGAAGACTGATGCCAAGAAGTGTGTAGTGAAGTTAGACGCCCTGCTCAAACTACGGAAAGCGCGGGAAAATACCGCTAGAGGGCGCGGCGAAGCTGTGTCGGGGCGGGAGGCTACTGTGTTTAGCAATAATATTG AAAAACTAAAAGCAGTCTGGTCCCAAAGACTATCCGCATACGAGGCAGAGGAAGCTGAACTACGGGACAAGTTGAAACAAGATTTGAGCGAGCCACCCACCCTGGCTGGCCAACAAGAGGAACAACTGTTGGAGAACTTGGGGAAATGGCGGGAGATCCTGTTTGGGAATGACATCTTGCCGCAAGTGGATTTCAAAGGGAACATTGCTGATTTCGTGGCGGTTAG atcAAAATGGGACCGGTTTGTGAGCGCAGATGGATCGCCTCTGCCCGTTGGCTGGGTCCTCCCGTCCAAGAAAACTTAG